The following coding sequences lie in one Oryctolagus cuniculus chromosome 7, mOryCun1.1, whole genome shotgun sequence genomic window:
- the LOC100341951 gene encoding intelectin-1-like isoform X1 codes for MTQRGFLLLLLVATGWRSAAVAYKYPLEWTCSYSPNLPRSCKEIKQECPKSRDGLYFLRTENGVIYQTFCDMTSGGGGWTLVASVHENLMAGKCTLGDRWSSQQGSRADYPEGDGNWANYNTFGSAEAATNDDYKNPGYYDIQAQDLEIWHVPNKTPLQHWRNSSLLRYRTNTGFFQHLGHNLFGLYQKYPVKYGSGKCWTDNGPAIPVLYDFGDAEKTASYYSPLGRMEFVAGFVQFRVFNHERAANALCAGMKVTGCNTEHHCIGGGGFFPEGNPVQCGDFSAFDWNGYGAQWGYSSSREITEAAVLLFYR; via the exons ATGACCCAGCGgggcttcctgctgctcctccttgtGGCCACAGGATGGCGAAGTGCAG CTGTGGCCTATAAATATCCTTTGGAATGGACCTGTTCATATTCTCCAAATCTGCCCAGAAGCTGCAAGGAAATCAAACAGGAGTGCCCTAAATCACGCG ATGGCCTGTATTTCCTCCGCACTGAGAATGGGGTCATCTACCAGACCTTCTGCGACATGACCTCAGGGGGTGGTGGCTGGACCCTGGTGGCCAGTGTGCACGAGAACCTCATGGCTGGGAAGTGCACATTGGGTGATCGCTGGTCCAGTCAGCAGGGCAGCAGAGCAGACTACCCAGAGGGGGACGGCAACTGGGCCAATTACAACACATTTGGGTCCGCGGAGGCAGCCACAAATGATGACTACAAG AACCCCGGCTACTACGACATCCAGGCCCAGGACCTGGAAATCTGGCACGTGCCCAACAAGACGCCCCTGCAGCACTGGAggaacagctccctgctgaggtacCGCACCAACACTGGCTTCTTCCAGCATCTGGGACACAATCTGTTTGGCCTCTACCAG AAATACCCAGTGAAGTACGGCTCGGGGAAGTGTTGGACTGACAACGGCCCAGCGATTCCTGTGCTCTATGACTTTGGTGATGCTGAGAAAACTGCATCTTATTACTCACCTCTGGGTCGGA tGGAATTTGTTGCTGGATTTGTCCAGTTCAGGGTGTTTAACCATGAGAGAGCAGCCAACGCGCTGTGTGCTGGGATGAAAGTTACGGGCTGTAACACTGAGCAT CACTGCATCGGTGGAGGAGGATTCTTCCCGGAGGGCAATCCTGTGCAGTGTGGGGATTTCTCCGCCTTTGACTGGAATGGATATGGAGCTCAATGGGGTTATAGCAGCAGTCGGGAGATCACCGAGGCAGCTGTGCTGTTGTTCtacagatga
- the LOC100341951 gene encoding intelectin-1-like isoform X2 — MTQRGFLLLLLVATGWRSAAVAYKYPLEWTCSYSPNLPRSCKEIKQECPKSRDGLYFLRTENGVIYQTFCDMTSGGGGWTLVASVHENLMAGKCTLGDRWSSQQGSRADYPEGDGNWANYNTFGSAEAATNDDYKNPGYYDIQAQDLEIWHVPNKTPLQHWRNSSLLRYRTNTGFFQHLGHNLFGLYQKYPVKYGSGKCWTDNGPAIPVLYDFGDAEKTASYYSPLGRTLHRWRRILPGGQSCAVWGFLRL, encoded by the exons ATGACCCAGCGgggcttcctgctgctcctccttgtGGCCACAGGATGGCGAAGTGCAG CTGTGGCCTATAAATATCCTTTGGAATGGACCTGTTCATATTCTCCAAATCTGCCCAGAAGCTGCAAGGAAATCAAACAGGAGTGCCCTAAATCACGCG ATGGCCTGTATTTCCTCCGCACTGAGAATGGGGTCATCTACCAGACCTTCTGCGACATGACCTCAGGGGGTGGTGGCTGGACCCTGGTGGCCAGTGTGCACGAGAACCTCATGGCTGGGAAGTGCACATTGGGTGATCGCTGGTCCAGTCAGCAGGGCAGCAGAGCAGACTACCCAGAGGGGGACGGCAACTGGGCCAATTACAACACATTTGGGTCCGCGGAGGCAGCCACAAATGATGACTACAAG AACCCCGGCTACTACGACATCCAGGCCCAGGACCTGGAAATCTGGCACGTGCCCAACAAGACGCCCCTGCAGCACTGGAggaacagctccctgctgaggtacCGCACCAACACTGGCTTCTTCCAGCATCTGGGACACAATCTGTTTGGCCTCTACCAG AAATACCCAGTGAAGTACGGCTCGGGGAAGTGTTGGACTGACAACGGCCCAGCGATTCCTGTGCTCTATGACTTTGGTGATGCTGAGAAAACTGCATCTTATTACTCACCTCTGGGTCGGA CACTGCATCGGTGGAGGAGGATTCTTCCCGGAGGGCAATCCTGTGCAGTGTGGGGATTTCTCCGCCTTTGA